In a single window of the Delftia tsuruhatensis genome:
- the glnE gene encoding bifunctional [glutamate--ammonia ligase]-adenylyl-L-tyrosine phosphorylase/[glutamate--ammonia-ligase] adenylyltransferase: protein MAGTALNVPAQAAYSRFHQRLHRRYGDELSLLPPGPPERATMEQALEALLHRGLDLSAGLRVLRQLVMERTMVLDCEQQAPLAVVTRAVTELAELALERACIQVRAELDARHGAPQGAEGRPVQLWIIGMGKFGARELNVSSDIDLIYVYEQDGDTAGLPDGRGVISNHEYFARAVKGIYGLIGDTTEHGFVFRVDLALRPNGNSGPPAVSLSSLEEYLQTHGREWERFAWLKSRVVAPMDSVRSPQVQALRGVVLPFVFRRYLDYSVFDALRSLHRQIREHASRRSAGHPGRANDVKLSRGGIREIEFTVQLLQVVRGGQFPELRCRPTLEALQRLARAGLMRQDVAEALASAYTFLRRVEHRIQYLDDQQTHVLPTRDDDLEWIARTMGHADACAFLHQLDAHREKVAEEFDTLLGGSAPQSCSSGRCNGGGAGQATPREVDGLMEQLPQALAAHVADWRGNARIEGLRDETRARLFRLVQRTAQWVAERNVPEDAAIRFLNWLEPLLRRESYLALLLERPAVHERLLHLLGAARWPARYLQQHPGVIDELANDAMLGERFSPMDFEHELALRLAALQATGEDDDETLLNLLRRAHHAEVFRTLARDIEGRITVEQVADDLSALADCVLRVTASWCWSRLKNRHRESPQFAIIGYGKLGGKELGYGSDLDIVFVFDDDDERAPEIYAAFVRKLINWLAVKTGEGDLFEIDTALRPNGNSGLLVTSFASYANYQQQRGSNTAWTWEHQAMTRARFVLGSDDLLARFDAVREAVITAPRDAVALAAEIVAMRERVRGAHPVRGGLFDVKHSPGGMVDVEFAVQFLVLSQSGEHPELVANVGNIALLQRAEQAGLLPVGVGRQAASAYRELRRLQHVARLDERSAQLEPAQAELLSAPVMALWQAVFARATAG, encoded by the coding sequence ATGGCAGGCACGGCCTTGAATGTCCCCGCACAGGCCGCCTACTCCCGTTTCCACCAAAGGCTGCACCGCCGCTATGGCGACGAGCTGAGCCTGTTGCCGCCCGGCCCGCCCGAGCGTGCGACCATGGAGCAGGCCCTGGAGGCCCTCTTGCATCGGGGGCTGGACCTTTCGGCCGGTCTGCGCGTGCTGCGCCAGCTGGTCATGGAGCGCACCATGGTGCTCGACTGCGAGCAGCAGGCGCCGCTGGCCGTGGTCACGCGCGCCGTGACCGAATTGGCGGAACTGGCCCTGGAGCGCGCCTGCATCCAGGTCCGCGCCGAACTCGACGCCCGCCATGGTGCACCGCAAGGCGCCGAAGGCCGGCCCGTGCAGCTGTGGATCATCGGCATGGGAAAGTTCGGCGCGCGTGAACTCAACGTCTCCAGCGACATCGACCTGATCTACGTCTATGAGCAGGATGGCGATACCGCCGGCCTGCCCGACGGCCGGGGTGTCATCTCCAACCATGAGTACTTCGCGCGCGCCGTCAAGGGCATCTACGGCCTGATCGGCGACACCACCGAGCATGGCTTCGTCTTTCGCGTGGACCTGGCGCTGCGGCCCAACGGCAATTCCGGGCCGCCGGCCGTCTCGCTGTCTTCGCTGGAGGAATACCTGCAGACCCATGGCCGCGAGTGGGAGCGCTTTGCCTGGCTCAAGAGCCGGGTCGTGGCGCCGATGGACAGCGTGCGCTCCCCGCAGGTGCAGGCGCTGCGCGGCGTGGTCCTGCCCTTCGTCTTCCGGCGCTACCTGGACTACTCGGTCTTCGATGCGCTGCGCTCGCTGCACCGCCAGATCCGCGAGCACGCCTCGCGGCGCAGCGCGGGTCATCCGGGCCGCGCCAACGATGTCAAGCTCTCGCGTGGGGGCATCCGGGAGATCGAGTTCACCGTGCAGCTGCTGCAGGTGGTGCGCGGCGGGCAGTTCCCCGAGCTGCGCTGCCGGCCTACGCTGGAGGCGCTGCAGCGCCTGGCGCGCGCCGGCCTCATGCGCCAGGACGTCGCCGAGGCCCTGGCGTCGGCCTACACCTTCCTGCGCCGTGTCGAGCATCGCATCCAGTACCTGGATGACCAGCAGACCCATGTGCTGCCCACGCGTGACGACGATCTGGAGTGGATCGCGCGCACCATGGGCCATGCCGACGCCTGTGCCTTCCTGCACCAGCTCGATGCCCACCGCGAGAAGGTGGCCGAGGAATTCGATACCCTGCTGGGCGGTTCGGCCCCGCAGTCCTGCAGCTCGGGGCGCTGCAACGGCGGGGGGGCCGGCCAGGCCACGCCCCGCGAGGTCGATGGCCTCATGGAACAACTGCCCCAGGCCCTGGCCGCGCATGTGGCCGACTGGCGAGGGAATGCCCGTATCGAGGGCCTGCGCGACGAGACGCGGGCACGCCTGTTCCGCCTGGTGCAGCGCACGGCCCAATGGGTGGCCGAGCGCAATGTGCCCGAGGATGCGGCGATCCGCTTCCTGAACTGGCTGGAACCGCTGCTGCGCCGTGAGAGCTATCTGGCCCTGCTGCTGGAGCGCCCGGCCGTGCACGAGCGGCTGCTGCATCTGCTGGGCGCGGCACGCTGGCCCGCGCGCTACCTGCAGCAGCACCCTGGCGTGATCGACGAGCTGGCCAACGATGCCATGCTGGGCGAGCGCTTCTCCCCCATGGACTTCGAGCACGAGCTTGCCCTGCGACTGGCCGCCCTGCAGGCCACGGGCGAGGACGATGACGAAACCCTGCTGAACCTGCTGCGCCGTGCCCACCATGCCGAGGTCTTCCGTACGCTGGCGCGTGACATCGAGGGCCGCATCACCGTGGAGCAGGTGGCCGACGACCTCAGCGCGCTGGCCGACTGCGTGCTGCGGGTTACGGCCAGCTGGTGCTGGAGCCGGCTCAAGAACCGCCACCGCGAGTCGCCGCAGTTCGCCATCATCGGCTACGGCAAGCTTGGCGGAAAGGAGCTGGGCTACGGCAGCGATCTGGACATCGTCTTCGTCTTCGATGACGACGATGAGCGCGCTCCCGAGATCTATGCCGCCTTCGTTCGCAAGCTCATCAACTGGCTGGCGGTCAAGACCGGTGAGGGGGATTTGTTCGAGATCGACACCGCGCTGCGTCCCAACGGCAACTCGGGCCTGCTGGTGACCAGCTTCGCCTCCTATGCCAATTACCAGCAGCAGCGCGGCAGCAATACGGCCTGGACCTGGGAGCACCAGGCCATGACCCGCGCGCGTTTCGTGCTGGGCAGCGACGATCTGCTGGCGCGCTTCGATGCCGTGCGCGAGGCCGTGATCACGGCGCCGCGCGATGCGGTGGCGCTGGCCGCCGAGATCGTGGCCATGCGCGAGCGCGTGCGCGGTGCCCATCCGGTGCGGGGTGGCCTGTTCGATGTCAAGCACAGCCCCGGAGGCATGGTGGACGTGGAGTTCGCCGTGCAATTCCTGGTGCTGTCGCAGTCGGGCGAACACCCGGAGCTCGTGGCCAACGTGGGCAATATCGCGCTGCTGCAGCGCGCCGAACAGGCGGGCCTGCTGCCGGTCGGCGTGGGCAGGCAGGCCGCGAGCGCCTACCGCGAGCTGCGCCGCCTCCAGCACGTGGCACGGTTGGACGAGCGCTCCGCACAGCTCGAACCCGCGCAGGCCGAGCTGTTGAGCGCGCCCGTCATGGCCTTGTGGCAGGCAGTGTTCGCCAGGGCCACGGCGGGCTGA
- a CDS encoding YhdP family protein encodes MIEPKPHPTRPIRWMAGLARWSLGLVLAFWLVLASVWGVLHGWIVPRIGDWRPQLESLASRTLGLPVHIGSITAHSEGLVPRFELGDVVVEDPAHAAHALRLPSVVVAVSARSLMRLGVEQIYIDRPELMVRRAADGRVFVAGIEIGPSAGGDNAAADWLFSQTELALRGGSLLWLDELRQAPPLALRDVDLVLRNKGWGHGLRLDATPPEGWGERFTLTGLFREPLLSTHEGNWRRWSGQAHAMFTQIDLSQLGQYIDTSGLRLQQGRGALRAWIDLRQGQPVAATADVAVNALQMQWRENLAPVQLQALTGRLSLQHQDGWRFAARNLSFSTGDGLHWPAGNLRARYSPAGASPQGPLGEQGEVQADGIDLAILAQLGRRLPLPEAVQQHLADLDPAGQLRHFQASWRGPLESLPQYKASGEFRQLSLNGVASPEGPSEPGMPGVKGLDARFTLDQDGGQAQLEMQATQQQAAALIFPGVFEEPEIPLHHLQASLRWQLRGQAISVQVPSLRFANADTEGEARAQWHTGEGSDRQPRFPGVLDLQGQLRNADGTRVHRYLPLEIPADARHYVREAIHAGRASTVNFKVRGDLDHVPAEKPSQGEFHIAAKLHDVHYEYVPAHLLTHGEAPWPALVDLSGELVFDRSAMAVRNARGHFAGYPQLQMRDIQAGIADLSHTEVAVTAKGQGPLADMLGVVKTSALSTLTGHVLDTSEATGAAQLALQLHLPIDHLDRSKVSGQVTLAGNSLQLDAETPHLSQLRGAVKFSESGFSLVGLQARALGGELRADGGMQALARNAPATESSVKVRIQGTATAQGLREARELGWVADLARHAEGQSPYSLLLKVRRGLPEIQVQSSLQGMRIDLPAPLGKAAEALQPLSVSHQLAPAAFASPDAPLRDQISVQLGSTGSVFYERDISGPQGRVLHGSILIGQDAGAAPASGQGVQAHVQLPAFNIDDWLALAPQPAGGKPEPVGAADPARQYLPDRLTLRVGQLQAKGRQLHEVVAGISRDGGSWHSNLTSRELDGYVGFREGTDSEPEGQLVARLSRLTVPEARSERVDALFSEGPRALPALQIVVEDMHLSGHALGRLEVEARNRPVPGHAATREWQLSRFNISTPEATLTASGQWRLPQGQAEHPGRSQLAFQLDLRDVGKLLTRFDMPGVVGNGKGALQGSAGWTGSPITPDFRSLSGSMHLDVQNGQFLKAEPGLAKLLSVLSLQALPRRLTLDFRDVFSNGFAFDFMRGDVQITDGVARTNNMQMKGVNAAVLMEGTADLVRETQNLHVVVVPEINAMTASLVATAINPVVGLGSFLAQVLLRGPLIAAATKEFRIDGSWDDPQVTALPRRRTVPSSGVPANPGEPATTGENP; translated from the coding sequence ATGATCGAACCGAAACCGCACCCCACACGCCCGATCCGTTGGATGGCCGGCCTTGCGCGGTGGTCACTGGGGCTGGTCCTGGCCTTCTGGCTGGTCCTGGCCTCCGTGTGGGGGGTGCTCCATGGCTGGATTGTGCCGCGAATCGGCGATTGGCGTCCTCAGCTGGAATCCCTGGCCTCACGCACGCTGGGCCTACCCGTGCACATAGGCAGCATCACGGCGCACAGCGAAGGACTGGTTCCCCGGTTCGAATTGGGCGACGTGGTCGTCGAGGACCCCGCGCATGCCGCGCATGCGCTGCGCCTGCCCAGCGTGGTGGTGGCCGTCTCGGCACGTTCGCTGATGCGCCTGGGCGTGGAGCAGATCTACATAGACCGCCCCGAACTCATGGTCCGCCGCGCTGCCGATGGCCGCGTCTTCGTCGCCGGCATCGAGATCGGCCCTTCGGCCGGCGGGGACAATGCCGCAGCCGACTGGCTGTTCTCGCAGACCGAGCTGGCCCTGCGCGGCGGCAGCCTGCTGTGGCTGGATGAACTGCGCCAGGCCCCGCCGCTGGCCCTGCGGGACGTGGATCTGGTTCTGCGCAACAAGGGCTGGGGCCACGGGCTGCGCCTGGACGCCACGCCACCCGAGGGCTGGGGCGAGCGCTTCACGCTGACCGGGCTGTTCCGCGAGCCGTTGCTGTCCACCCACGAAGGCAACTGGCGGCGCTGGAGCGGCCAGGCCCATGCGATGTTCACGCAGATCGATCTGTCCCAGTTGGGACAGTACATAGACACCTCCGGCCTGCGCCTGCAGCAGGGCCGGGGTGCGCTGCGCGCATGGATCGACCTGCGCCAGGGTCAGCCCGTCGCGGCCACGGCCGATGTGGCCGTGAACGCACTGCAGATGCAGTGGCGCGAGAACCTGGCCCCCGTGCAATTGCAGGCCCTGACGGGCAGGTTGAGCCTGCAGCACCAGGATGGCTGGCGTTTCGCGGCCCGGAACCTGTCGTTTTCCACGGGCGACGGCCTGCATTGGCCAGCCGGCAATCTGCGCGCCCGCTACAGCCCTGCGGGCGCCAGTCCCCAAGGGCCGCTGGGCGAACAAGGCGAGGTGCAGGCCGATGGCATCGACCTGGCCATCCTCGCGCAGCTGGGCCGGCGCCTGCCGCTTCCCGAGGCCGTGCAGCAGCACCTCGCCGACCTGGACCCCGCAGGGCAGTTGCGCCACTTCCAGGCCAGCTGGCGCGGCCCGCTGGAATCCTTGCCGCAGTACAAGGCCAGCGGCGAGTTCCGGCAACTGTCGCTCAATGGCGTGGCCTCGCCCGAAGGGCCCTCCGAGCCCGGCATGCCGGGCGTCAAGGGCTTGGATGCACGCTTCACGCTGGACCAGGATGGCGGCCAGGCCCAGCTGGAGATGCAAGCCACGCAGCAGCAGGCGGCGGCACTGATCTTTCCCGGCGTCTTCGAGGAACCCGAGATCCCCCTGCATCACCTTCAGGCCAGCCTGCGCTGGCAGCTGCGCGGCCAGGCCATCAGCGTGCAGGTGCCCAGCCTGCGCTTTGCCAACGCCGACACCGAGGGCGAGGCCCGCGCGCAATGGCATACGGGAGAGGGCAGCGACAGGCAGCCGCGCTTTCCGGGCGTGCTGGACCTGCAGGGCCAGTTGCGCAATGCCGACGGCACGCGCGTGCACCGCTACCTGCCGCTGGAGATCCCCGCCGACGCGCGCCACTACGTGCGCGAAGCCATACACGCCGGGCGTGCGAGCACGGTGAACTTCAAGGTGCGTGGCGACCTCGACCATGTGCCCGCCGAAAAACCCAGCCAGGGCGAGTTCCACATCGCCGCCAAGCTGCACGACGTGCACTACGAATACGTGCCGGCCCACCTGCTCACGCATGGCGAGGCGCCCTGGCCCGCGCTGGTCGATCTGTCGGGAGAGCTGGTCTTCGACCGTTCCGCCATGGCCGTGCGCAACGCACGCGGCCATTTCGCCGGCTACCCCCAGCTGCAGATGCGCGACATCCAGGCCGGCATCGCCGACCTCTCCCATACCGAGGTCGCCGTCACGGCCAAGGGCCAGGGCCCGCTGGCCGACATGCTGGGCGTGGTCAAGACCTCGGCGCTGTCGACGCTGACCGGGCATGTGCTGGATACCAGCGAAGCCACGGGTGCCGCGCAGCTGGCGCTGCAGCTGCACCTGCCCATCGACCATCTGGACCGCAGCAAGGTGTCCGGGCAGGTCACGCTGGCCGGCAATTCGCTGCAGCTCGATGCCGAGACACCGCACCTGAGCCAGTTGCGCGGCGCCGTCAAGTTCTCGGAGTCCGGATTTTCGCTGGTCGGCCTGCAGGCGCGCGCCCTGGGCGGCGAGCTGCGCGCCGACGGCGGCATGCAGGCGCTGGCGCGCAATGCCCCTGCCACGGAGTCCTCCGTCAAGGTGCGTATACAGGGCACGGCCACGGCACAGGGACTGCGCGAGGCCCGGGAACTGGGCTGGGTGGCCGACCTGGCGCGCCATGCCGAGGGCCAGTCGCCCTACTCCCTGCTGCTCAAGGTGCGCCGCGGCCTGCCGGAGATCCAGGTGCAATCCAGCCTGCAGGGCATGCGGATCGACCTGCCCGCGCCGCTGGGCAAGGCGGCTGAGGCCCTCCAGCCCCTGAGCGTGAGCCACCAGCTCGCCCCCGCAGCCTTTGCCTCGCCCGATGCCCCGCTGCGCGATCAGATCAGCGTGCAGCTGGGCAGCACGGGCTCGGTGTTCTATGAGCGCGACATCAGCGGCCCGCAAGGCCGCGTGCTGCACGGCAGCATCCTCATCGGCCAGGACGCAGGCGCGGCGCCCGCCTCCGGCCAGGGCGTGCAGGCCCACGTACAGCTGCCCGCCTTCAACATCGACGACTGGCTGGCGCTGGCCCCCCAGCCCGCCGGAGGAAAGCCGGAGCCTGTCGGCGCAGCCGACCCCGCGCGCCAGTACCTGCCCGATCGGCTGACGCTGCGCGTCGGACAGCTGCAGGCCAAGGGCCGGCAGCTGCATGAGGTGGTGGCGGGCATCTCGCGCGATGGTGGCTCCTGGCACAGCAACCTCACGTCGAGGGAGCTCGATGGCTACGTAGGCTTTCGCGAAGGCACGGACAGCGAGCCCGAAGGGCAACTGGTGGCCCGGCTGTCGCGGCTGACGGTGCCGGAGGCCCGCTCCGAACGGGTGGACGCCCTGTTCAGCGAAGGTCCGCGCGCCCTGCCCGCACTGCAGATCGTCGTGGAGGACATGCACCTGTCGGGGCACGCGCTGGGCCGGCTGGAGGTGGAGGCCCGCAACCGCCCGGTGCCCGGCCATGCCGCGACGCGTGAATGGCAGCTGTCGCGCTTCAACATCTCCACCCCCGAGGCCACGCTGACGGCCAGCGGCCAGTGGCGCCTTCCCCAGGGCCAGGCCGAGCATCCCGGGCGCAGCCAGCTGGCGTTCCAGCTCGATCTGCGCGACGTGGGCAAGCTGCTCACGCGCTTTGACATGCCCGGCGTGGTGGGCAATGGCAAGGGCGCGCTGCAAGGCTCGGCGGGCTGGACCGGCTCGCCGATCACGCCCGACTTCCGCAGCCTTTCGGGCAGCATGCATCTGGACGTGCAGAACGGCCAGTTCCTGAAGGCCGAACCGGGCCTGGCCAAGCTGCTGAGCGTGCTCAGCCTGCAGGCGCTGCCCCGGCGGCTGACCCTGGACTTTCGAGACGTGTTCAGCAACGGCTTCGCCTTCGACTTCATGCGTGGCGACGTGCAGATCACGGACGGCGTGGCGCGCACCAACAACATGCAGATGAAGGGCGTGAATGCCGCCGTGCTGATGGAGGGCACGGCCGACCTGGTCCGGGAGACGCAAAATCTGCATGTCGTGGTCGTGCCGGAGATCAATGCCATGACGGCATCCCTGGTGGCCACGGCCATCAACCCCGTGGTCGGCCTGGGCAGCTTCCTGGCGCAGGTGCTGCTGCGCGGGCCGCTGATCGCCGCGGCCACCAAGGAGTTCCGCATCGACGGCAGCTGGGACGACCCCCAGGTCACGGCGCTGCCTCGGCGCCGGACCGTACCTTCATCCGGCGTGCCTGCCAACCCCGGCGAGCCAGCCACCACAGGAGAGAACCCATGA
- a CDS encoding carbon-nitrogen hydrolase family protein: MKVAALQMVSGPDVRANLDQALALLRQARDQGAELAALPEYFCAMGLRDTDKLAYREAFGLGPIQDFLGRAARELELWIVGGTLPLVADDEAHVLNSSLVFSPHGECVARYDKIHLFHYDNGRERYTEAAVVQAGSTPVTCDITSRDGQRWRLGLSVCYDLRFPELYRRLAEQGTDLLLVPAAFTHTTGLAHWEVLLRARAIENQAYLLAPAQGGHHENGRRTWGHSLLADPWGMVLARQAEGAGVVLGDISRERLAHVRRQLPALEHRVL; the protein is encoded by the coding sequence ATGAAAGTCGCAGCCCTGCAAATGGTGTCGGGACCCGATGTGCGCGCCAATCTCGACCAGGCGCTGGCCCTGTTGCGCCAGGCGCGTGATCAGGGTGCAGAGCTCGCGGCCCTGCCCGAGTACTTCTGCGCCATGGGCCTGCGCGATACCGACAAGCTCGCCTACCGCGAGGCTTTCGGCCTGGGGCCCATCCAGGATTTCCTGGGCCGGGCCGCCCGTGAGCTGGAGCTGTGGATCGTCGGCGGCACCCTGCCCCTGGTGGCCGATGACGAAGCCCATGTGCTCAACAGCTCGCTGGTGTTCTCGCCCCATGGCGAATGCGTGGCACGCTACGACAAGATCCACCTGTTCCACTACGACAACGGCCGCGAGCGCTATACCGAGGCCGCCGTGGTCCAGGCCGGCAGCACGCCCGTGACCTGCGACATCACCTCGCGCGACGGCCAGCGCTGGCGGCTGGGCCTGAGCGTGTGCTATGACCTGCGCTTTCCCGAGCTCTACCGCCGCCTGGCCGAGCAGGGAACGGACCTGCTGCTCGTACCCGCAGCCTTCACGCACACCACGGGACTGGCGCACTGGGAGGTGCTGCTGCGTGCCCGCGCGATAGAAAACCAGGCCTACCTGCTGGCCCCCGCCCAGGGTGGCCACCATGAGAACGGCCGCCGCACCTGGGGCCACAGCCTGCTGGCCGACCCCTGGGGCATGGTGCTGGCCCGGCAGGCCGAGGGGGCCGGCGTGGTGCTGGGCGATATCTCGCGCGAGCGCCTGGCGCATGTGCGCCGCCAGCTTCCGGCCCTGGAGCACCGCGTCCTGTGA
- a CDS encoding PAS domain S-box protein, with amino-acid sequence MTALHPSTAPAAEGRWPWRRWRTAWRRWSLWSLLVALVVSMLITMVWLAGRYEASQVQDKLERDTANAVADIRAALNRNLQDLQALNAPDNDPAEWKTRAAELLQVRRELMRIEWRDAGLQVRSHAETPYRNVQWEDQLRTHNTHPEAVLTCTHARRLNGPAYSPSYFQLLSEGMGTEMMEVCLPLTQSGHIVGFVIGTYSLQSLLITQVSKNLPRTQEVSFTEPDGTRLALLGASWRGTRMFTAQQLLDLPGSTLVLRMDSWHRAPSVFPNVLTALVTLMSIALVSVVAVLVRDNRRRLRAERDLGDALAFRKAMEDSLVTGLRARDLQGRISYVNPAFCNMVGFTADELLGLSIAPYWPPERAEVYTRRRDSRLSGNAPPPREGHESIFMRKDGTRFPVLIFEAPLINAQGQHTGWMSAFIDISEQKRMEEISRASQERLQATARLATVGEMASLLSHELTQPLAAISSYATGSLNMLAADAGARAGSGGDAAGRERQLRQQLQDLRMAMERISFQADRAGRVIKSVRDFVRRRDQSREVMGAAELIEAVLPLISLQARNLGVRVTTDIEPGLPPVLCDPTMIEQVLLNLARNGMQAMDSPETLERELRLRVRRAAASTRRSWVEFAVMDCGSGIPEHVAEQLFTPFFTTRNEGMGLGLSLCRTVVEQHGGHLQHSPHHPRGTVFAFTLPAHAPAQMEQ; translated from the coding sequence GTGACTGCGCTGCACCCGTCCACCGCACCCGCTGCCGAAGGCCGCTGGCCCTGGCGCCGCTGGCGCACGGCCTGGCGCCGCTGGTCGCTGTGGAGCCTGCTGGTGGCCCTGGTCGTCAGCATGCTCATCACCATGGTCTGGCTGGCCGGGCGCTACGAAGCCTCCCAGGTCCAGGACAAGCTCGAGCGCGACACGGCCAACGCGGTGGCGGACATCCGCGCCGCGCTCAACCGCAACCTGCAGGACCTGCAGGCACTGAACGCGCCCGACAACGACCCCGCCGAATGGAAGACGCGCGCCGCCGAGCTGCTGCAGGTACGCCGCGAACTCATGCGCATCGAATGGCGCGATGCGGGCCTGCAGGTGCGCTCCCATGCGGAGACGCCCTACCGCAACGTGCAATGGGAAGACCAGCTGCGCACGCACAACACCCATCCCGAGGCCGTGCTGACCTGCACCCATGCGCGCCGCCTCAATGGCCCCGCCTACTCGCCCAGCTACTTCCAGCTGCTGTCCGAGGGCATGGGCACCGAGATGATGGAGGTCTGCCTGCCGCTGACCCAGAGCGGCCATATCGTCGGCTTCGTCATCGGCACCTACAGCCTGCAAAGCCTGCTCATCACCCAGGTCAGCAAGAACCTGCCACGCACCCAGGAGGTCTCGTTCACCGAGCCGGATGGCACGCGCCTGGCCCTGCTGGGCGCGTCCTGGCGCGGCACGCGCATGTTCACGGCGCAGCAGTTGCTGGACCTGCCCGGCAGCACCCTGGTGCTGCGCATGGACAGCTGGCACCGCGCGCCCAGCGTGTTCCCCAACGTGCTCACGGCCCTGGTGACACTGATGTCCATCGCCCTGGTTTCGGTGGTCGCGGTGCTGGTGCGCGACAACCGGCGGCGCCTGCGCGCCGAGCGCGACCTCGGGGACGCACTGGCCTTTCGCAAGGCCATGGAGGACTCGCTGGTCACGGGCCTGCGGGCGCGCGACCTGCAGGGCCGCATCAGCTATGTGAATCCGGCGTTCTGCAACATGGTGGGCTTCACCGCCGATGAACTGCTGGGCCTGAGCATCGCCCCCTACTGGCCTCCCGAGCGTGCCGAGGTCTACACGCGCCGGCGCGACAGCCGCCTGTCGGGCAACGCCCCACCGCCGCGCGAGGGCCACGAAAGCATCTTCATGCGCAAGGACGGCACGCGCTTTCCGGTGCTGATCTTCGAGGCGCCCCTGATCAATGCCCAGGGCCAGCATACGGGCTGGATGAGCGCCTTCATCGACATCAGCGAGCAAAAGCGCATGGAAGAGATCTCGCGCGCCTCGCAGGAGCGCCTGCAGGCGACAGCCCGCCTGGCCACCGTGGGCGAGATGGCATCGCTGCTCAGCCATGAGCTCACCCAGCCCCTGGCGGCCATCTCCAGCTACGCCACCGGTTCGCTGAACATGCTGGCGGCCGACGCCGGCGCGCGCGCGGGGTCGGGGGGGGATGCAGCGGGCCGCGAGCGGCAACTGCGTCAGCAGTTGCAGGATCTGCGCATGGCCATGGAGCGCATCAGCTTCCAGGCCGACCGTGCGGGCCGCGTGATCAAGAGCGTGCGCGATTTCGTGCGGCGGCGCGACCAGTCGCGCGAGGTCATGGGCGCCGCCGAGCTGATCGAGGCTGTGTTGCCGCTGATCAGCCTGCAGGCGCGCAACCTGGGAGTGCGCGTGACCACCGATATCGAGCCCGGCCTGCCCCCGGTACTGTGCGATCCGACCATGATCGAGCAGGTGCTGCTCAATCTTGCCCGCAACGGCATGCAGGCCATGGACTCGCCCGAAACCCTGGAGCGCGAGCTGCGGCTGCGCGTGCGGCGCGCGGCCGCCAGCACCCGCCGCAGCTGGGTGGAGTTCGCCGTCATGGACTGTGGCAGCGGCATTCCGGAACATGTGGCGGAACAGCTGTTCACACCCTTTTTCACCACGCGCAACGAGGGCATGGGCCTGGGACTGAGCCTGTGCCGCACCGTGGTCGAGCAGCACGGCGGCCACCTCCAGCACAGCCCCCACCACCCGCGAGGCACGGTCTTCGCCTTCACGCTGCCGGCACACGCCCCCGCACAGATGGAACAATAG
- a CDS encoding response regulator transcription factor encodes MEPVPDATVYIVDDDADVREALAWLLRSRRLLSECYDSAEAFDAMLQSRPPPRNPCCLLLDMRMGGMSGLALFNLMLERKQIKGMPVIFLTGHADVPTAVDTVKRGAFDFCEKPFSDNALVDRIEQALELSAQHQAEMRGREAVRARFNELTERERDVMRLVVEGIPNKLIADQLDISVRTVEVHRARVFDKMQVKSAVELANLLRTQG; translated from the coding sequence ATGGAACCTGTACCTGATGCCACCGTCTACATCGTCGATGACGACGCCGATGTCCGTGAAGCGCTGGCCTGGCTGTTGCGCTCGCGCCGCCTGCTCAGCGAATGCTATGACAGCGCGGAGGCCTTCGATGCCATGCTGCAGTCGCGCCCGCCGCCACGCAATCCCTGCTGCCTGCTGCTGGACATGCGCATGGGTGGCATGAGCGGCCTGGCACTGTTCAACCTCATGCTGGAGCGCAAGCAGATCAAGGGCATGCCCGTGATCTTCCTGACAGGCCATGCCGACGTGCCCACCGCCGTGGACACGGTCAAGCGCGGCGCCTTCGACTTCTGCGAGAAACCCTTCTCGGACAATGCGCTCGTGGACCGCATCGAGCAGGCGCTGGAACTGTCGGCCCAGCACCAGGCCGAGATGCGCGGGCGCGAGGCGGTGCGCGCGCGCTTCAACGAACTGACCGAGCGCGAGCGCGATGTGATGCGGCTGGTGGTCGAGGGCATTCCCAACAAGCTCATCGCCGACCAGCTCGACATCAGCGTGCGCACCGTCGAAGTGCATCGCGCACGCGTCTTCGACAAGATGCAGGTCAAGTCCGCCGTCGAGCTGGCCAACCTGCTGCGCACCCAGGGCTGA